A single Anopheles funestus chromosome 2RL, idAnoFuneDA-416_04, whole genome shotgun sequence DNA region contains:
- the LOC125763140 gene encoding mitochondrial pyruvate carrier 1 — protein MAAMGRKLLNNLKSKEFREYLMSTHFWGPVANWGIPIAALGDLKKDPKIISGTMTGALCLYSLVFMRFAWKVQPRNMLLFACHITNFTAQGMQGARFIEYHHMGGKARMQKAQLQPAA, from the exons ATGGCAGCAATGGGACGCAAACTGTTGAACAATCTGAAGAGCAAAGAGTTCAGGGAGTATTTGATGAGCACCCACTTCTGGGGACCGGTGGCAAACTGGGGCATTCCTATTGCGGCCCTCGGTGATCTGAAGAAGGATCCGAAAATTATTTCCGGAACCATGACTGGTG CACTCTGTCTGTACTCGCTCGTGTTCATGCGCTTTGCGTGGAAAGTTCAGCCAAGAAATATGCTTCTATTCGCGTGTCATATCACGAACTTTACTGCGCAAGGTATGCAAGGTGCTCGGTTTATCGAGTATCACCATATGGGTGGCAAAGCGCGAATGCAGAAAGCACAACTTCAACCAGCGGCTTAA
- the LOC125763053 gene encoding uncharacterized protein LOC125763053 gives MGLLWRSYGLFAVLTLMGVLAQYEWQPKDAFDEIKVRFDKVNGDNCPILPPRDLTLPEESVSHLPDIKDVNINPVFPNRTALLHLHNMALSRAFFWSYILQSRFIRPAINDTYDPGMMYYFLSTVADVSTNRHINASAIYFAPNSSFSSSYRGFFNKTFPRFAPRTYREDDFNDPIHLEKISTLNTFYVRDLGAFPPDSALHDYTIKNYHINEWYNAWLPDNVEKRHDTKTTYQVEIRYANNTNETFTFHGPPGADEDPGPVKFTKPYFDCRRSNKWLVAAVTPIADIYPRHTQFRHIEYPTYTAVSVLEMDFERIDINQCPKGEGNKGPNVFADTARCKKETTECEPIDGWGFRRGGYQCRCKPGYRLPGVVRRPYLGEILERASDEQFYNGFDCMKIGWVQKVPIKWFRAPTYVREQYLNRYYEYKNYTTGPSSLHSHKLNINEVLKFILGVNGRSCKNYHPQDLMLTGEFAYEAQKQFENEAKMAIRLANFISAFLQISDPTEVYSGKRVADKPLTEDQMMGETLALVLGNTRIWSAATMWDRRKFPNRTLFGPYAYKRELNTRKFNMEDLARYNKTGEEYIDKPFFRLLKQRWATNFDSLEKYYLKIRLRHNETGEYAQRYEHFPNFYHAATMDHGYWTTPEFDCKGYVKKWLITYAVPFFGWDSLKVKLEFKGIVAVSMNMLQLDINQCPDDYYEPNAFKNTHKCDEKSSYCVPILGRGYETGGYKCECLQGFEYPYEDLITYYDGQLVEAEFENIVNDKESRFETFKCRLAGAAALQVQFTILAFVMLFGWILLRRNQC, from the exons ATGGGTTTATTGTGGCGCAGCTATGGGTTGTTTGCCGTGCTCACCCTGATGGGCGTGTTGGCCCAGTACGAATGGCAACCAAAGGACGCGTTCGACGAAATAAAGGTCCGCTTCGACAAGGTGAATGGGGACAACTGTCCAATTTTACCACCCCGGGATTTAACGTTGCCGGAGGAAAGCGTTTCCCATCTGCCGGACATTAAGGATGTAAACATCAATCCCGTGTTTCCCAATCGAACGGCCCTGCTGCACCTGCACAACATGGCACTGAGTCGGGCGTTCTTCTGGAGCTACATCCTGCAGAGCCGCTTCATTCGACCGGCCATAAACGATACGTACGATCCGGGCATGATGTACTACTTCCTGTCGACCGTAGCAGATGTATCCACGAATCGTCACATTAACGCGTCCGCCATCTACTTTGCACCCAACTCATCGTTTTCCTCCTCGTACCGTGGTTTCTTCAACAAAACGTTCCCTCGGTTTGCACCGCGCACCTACCGGGAGGATGATTTTAACGATCCGATTCATCTGGAGAAAATTTCCACCCTAAATACGTTCTACGTGCGCGATCTGGGCGCGTTTCCTCCGGATTCTGCCCTGCACGACTATACGATCAAGAACTACCACATCAACGAGTGGTACAATGCATGGCTGCCGGACAATGTGGAAAAGCGGCACGACACGAAAACGACGTATCAGGTGGAAATTCGGTACGCAAACAACACGAACGAAACGTTCACATTCCACGGGCCGCCTGGAGCGGATGAAGATCCGGGTCCGGTAAAATTTACCAAACCGTACTTTGACTGTCGTCGGTCAAACAAGTGGCTTGTGGCGGCTGTTACACCGATTGCCGATATATACCCGCGTCATACACAGTTCCGGCACATCGAATACCCGAC GTATACGGCCGTTTCGGTGCTAGAAATGGATTTCGAGCGAATCGATATAAACCAATGCCCGAAAGGTGAGGGTAACAAAGGGCCAAACGTATTCGCCGATACGGCACgctgcaaaaaggaaacaaccgAATGCGAGCCGATAGATGGTTGGGGATTCCGAAGAGGTGGCTATCAGTGTCGCTGTAAACCGGGGTACCGTTTACCGGGCGTTGTGCGGAGACCATACCTTGGGGAGATACTCGAGCGTGCCTCGGACGAACAGTTTTACAATGGGTTCGATTGTATGAAAATAGGAT GGGTTCAAAAGGTACCGATCAAGTGGTTCCGTGCACCGACGTACGTGCGGGAACAGTATCTAAATCGGTACTACGAGTACAAAAACTACACAACCGGCCCGAGCTCGCTGCATTCCCACAAGCTCAACATCAACGAGGTGCTGAAGTTCATTTTGGGCGTCAATGGACGATCGTGCAAGAACTATCACCCGCAGGATCTGATGCTAACCGGCGAGTTTGCGTACGAAGCGCAAAAGCAGTTTGAAAACGAAGCCAAGATGGCGATCCGATTGGCAAACTTTATCAGCGCGTTCCTGCAGATATCGGACCCGACCGAGGTGTATTCGGGCAAGCGGGTTGCAGATAAGCCGTTAACTGAAGATCAAATGATGGGTGAAACATTGGCACTGGTGCTCGGCAATACACGCATCTGGTCGGCGGCCACGATGTGGGATCGACGCAAGTTCCCGAACCGTACACTGTTCGGACCGTACGCGTACAAGCGCGAACTAAACACGCGCAAATTCAACATGGAAGATTTGGCACGGTACAACAAAACGGGCGAAGAGTACATCGACAAACCGTTCTTCCGGCTGCTGAAGCAGCGGTGGGCAACGAATTTCGATTCGCTTGAGAAGTACTATCTGAAGATACGGCTGCGCCATAACGAGACGGGCGAGTATGCGCAACGGTATGAACATTTCCCAAACTTTTACCACGCGGCCACGATGGATCATGGCTATTGGACGACGCCCGAGTTCGACTGCAAGGGTTATGTGAAGAAGTGGCTCATAACGTACGCGGTACCATTCTTCGGCTGGGACAGCCTGAAGGTGAAGCTGGAATTCAA GGGAATCGTTGCAGTTTCAATGAACATGCTCCAGCTGGATATCAACCAATGTCCGGATGATTATTACGAGCCGAATGCATtcaaaaacactcacaaatGCGACGAGAAGTCTTCATAC TGTGTCCCGATCCTTGGCCGTGGGTACGAAACGGGCGGTTATAAGTGCGAATGTCTGCAAGGATTCGAGTATCCGTACGAGGATCTGATCACCTACTATGACGGGCAGCTGGTCGAGGCCGAGTTTGAGAACATTGTCAACGATAAGGAATCGCGCTTCGAAACGTTCAAGTGCCGTCTGGCGGGAGCTGCCGCACTGCAGGTGCAATTTACCATCCTGGCCTTTGTAATGCTATTTGGTTGGATTTTGCTGCGCCGGAATCAGTGTTAG